From Paraflavitalea devenefica, the proteins below share one genomic window:
- a CDS encoding SDR family NAD(P)-dependent oxidoreductase yields MKRLENKVALVTGGSRGIGAGIVKRLAAEGATVAFTYAQAAEAAATIVSEITAAGGKALKIAADNHSPEAVTQAVEQTVKAFGHIDILVNNAGIYVMNILQEYTLQEYDDIMAVNVRAVFLASQAAARHMQPGSRIITIGSNMADRVIDSHGALYAMSKSALIGLNKGMARDLGPKGITANLVQPGPVDTDMNPATSNFADAARSRMAIPQYGTPAQIAGLVAYLASEESAFMTGASLTMDGGYSA; encoded by the coding sequence ATGAAACGTCTTGAAAACAAAGTGGCATTGGTTACCGGTGGCAGCCGGGGCATTGGAGCAGGTATTGTTAAACGTTTGGCAGCCGAAGGCGCCACCGTTGCCTTCACTTATGCGCAGGCCGCCGAAGCAGCAGCGACCATTGTATCGGAAATAACAGCAGCAGGTGGTAAAGCATTAAAGATCGCTGCCGACAACCATTCGCCCGAAGCAGTAACGCAGGCAGTAGAACAAACCGTAAAAGCCTTTGGCCATATTGATATACTCGTGAACAATGCCGGTATCTATGTAATGAACATACTGCAGGAGTATACCCTGCAGGAGTATGATGATATCATGGCTGTCAACGTACGCGCCGTATTCCTGGCATCACAGGCTGCAGCACGGCATATGCAACCGGGCAGCCGCATCATCACTATTGGCAGCAATATGGCCGACAGGGTAATCGATTCACATGGCGCCTTGTATGCCATGAGCAAATCAGCCCTTATTGGTCTCAACAAAGGCATGGCCCGTGATCTTGGCCCCAAAGGCATTACCGCCAACCTCGTACAGCCGGGACCTGTAGATACCGATATGAACCCGGCCACCTCCAACTTCGCCGATGCTGCCCGCAGCCGCATGGCCATTCCGCAATATGGTACCCCGGCACAGATTGCAGGGCTCGTAGCCTACCTCGCCAGTGAAGAAAGCGCCTTCATGACCGGCGCTTCCCTCACCATGGATGGAGGCTATAGTGCTTAA
- a CDS encoding winged helix-turn-helix transcriptional regulator — translation MRKESSTNSLNRNALREHCGMVFTLSMIGGRWKPSILCRLVRGKLRYSELRKQLPDVSERMLVLQLRELENDGLVRRLVYAEVPPRVEYELTEAGISLKPVLKSMSDWGLGYQKKRGVAKAVVSR, via the coding sequence ATGAGGAAAGAGTCGTCTACAAACAGCTTAAACAGGAATGCCCTCAGGGAACATTGTGGCATGGTCTTTACGCTTTCAATGATCGGCGGCCGGTGGAAACCCAGCATCCTGTGCCGGTTGGTGCGCGGTAAGCTGCGTTACAGTGAGTTGCGTAAACAACTGCCCGATGTATCGGAGCGGATGCTGGTATTGCAGTTGAGGGAGTTGGAGAATGATGGACTGGTTAGGCGTTTGGTATATGCAGAAGTGCCGCCGCGTGTGGAGTATGAATTAACAGAAGCCGGTATCTCCCTGAAACCGGTGTTGAAAAGTATGTCTGACTGGGGATTGGGTTATCAGAAGAAACGGGGAGTGGCAAAGGCGGTGGTGAGCCGGTAG
- a CDS encoding GNAT family N-acetyltransferase → MTRAMLREDFAFIYALYMHPATNPYLLYEVMDEASFEPIFADLLQKQIIYVYESGGVPVGMFKLLPLTYRTSHIVYLGGLAIDPDKAGAGRGTAMLQEIIELCRQQGFLRIELSTATVNEQAIRLYEKAGFQREGVLRNYTWLKSDNRFLDEVMMSYLF, encoded by the coding sequence ATGACAAGGGCTATGCTCCGGGAGGATTTTGCTTTTATATATGCCTTGTATATGCATCCGGCCACGAATCCTTACCTGTTGTATGAGGTGATGGATGAGGCTTCATTTGAGCCCATCTTTGCGGATCTGCTGCAGAAGCAGATCATTTATGTATATGAAAGCGGCGGGGTCCCAGTGGGTATGTTTAAGCTATTGCCCCTCACGTACCGCACCTCCCATATTGTATACCTGGGCGGACTGGCTATTGATCCGGATAAAGCCGGTGCTGGTCGTGGAACGGCCATGCTACAGGAGATTATTGAGCTGTGCCGCCAACAAGGATTCTTACGGATAGAACTAAGTACGGCTACGGTCAATGAACAGGCCATACGGTTGTATGAAAAAGCCGGTTTTCAGCGGGAGGGTGTGTTGCGGAATTATACCTGGCTTAAAAGTGACAACCGCTTTCTGGATGAAGTCATGATGTCGTACCTGTTTTAA
- a CDS encoding CBU_0592 family membrane protein has protein sequence MLIEILGWAGSLLVLIAYALNMNKKLRADSLTYYLLNILGSALLIINTAYHHAYPSMAVNIIWVFIPVVTIIRHKRWQKNAAKEA, from the coding sequence ATGCTGATTGAAATCCTTGGCTGGGCAGGTTCTTTGTTGGTGCTGATAGCCTACGCCCTGAATATGAATAAAAAGCTGCGTGCTGATTCCCTGACCTATTACCTGCTGAATATATTGGGTAGCGCCCTGCTGATCATCAATACTGCCTATCACCATGCTTATCCTTCCATGGCGGTGAATATCATCTGGGTATTTATTCCCGTGGTAACGATCATCCGTCACAAGAGGTGGCAGAAGAATGCTGCAAAAGAGGCCTGA
- a CDS encoding T9SS type A sorting domain-containing protein encodes MMKPFLLPVAGLLCAISVAAQPSLTLNGTTSLTILAGTPVSMNGLVLTPAAGFSIDAPNALNKNTTLTNGAMDGIYISSVYKWDNTLSAFNGTVGFYYADAELNGLSETTLILQLHTGVKWRAFTSNLSRNTGSNLVNTLVNNYALNELTLTDELTVLPLEWGAVRAFRKDGKAIVQWSAYDAEPGDHFIVERSSTGADWQPVGEPVPAITTPGHHTYSIEDDQAPDAQSFYRIKLVYGNGNTGGMRMTMVPAIKDGQVTVYPNPVKDKLTLQSSVAGISRIQVYDAAGKLVHSVAPGNVSFYSFDTQVLLPGYYRLRLTLANGRVLWYPVMKQ; translated from the coding sequence ATGATGAAACCATTTCTCTTGCCGGTAGCAGGCCTGCTGTGTGCTATTTCCGTTGCAGCCCAGCCTTCTCTTACCCTAAACGGTACTACCTCTTTGACTATTCTTGCCGGGACACCGGTTTCGATGAATGGGCTGGTATTAACGCCTGCTGCCGGTTTTTCTATTGATGCTCCCAATGCGCTGAATAAAAACACTACGCTTACCAACGGCGCCATGGATGGTATTTATATTTCCAGCGTATATAAATGGGATAATACACTGAGTGCCTTTAATGGCACTGTTGGTTTTTATTATGCCGATGCGGAATTGAATGGACTATCCGAAACCACGCTGATATTACAGCTACATACTGGCGTCAAATGGCGCGCTTTTACTAGCAACCTGTCGAGGAATACCGGCAGTAACCTGGTGAATACGTTGGTGAATAATTATGCACTGAATGAACTCACTTTAACCGATGAGCTTACTGTACTGCCTCTGGAATGGGGTGCTGTCAGGGCTTTCCGCAAGGATGGCAAGGCTATTGTGCAATGGAGTGCTTATGACGCAGAGCCAGGCGATCATTTTATAGTGGAAAGAAGCAGCACTGGTGCCGATTGGCAGCCGGTTGGTGAGCCTGTACCTGCCATTACAACACCGGGTCATCATACTTATAGCATAGAGGACGATCAGGCGCCGGATGCACAAAGTTTTTACCGCATTAAGCTGGTATATGGTAATGGTAATACCGGCGGTATGCGCATGACCATGGTGCCTGCCATCAAGGATGGGCAGGTAACGGTTTATCCCAACCCGGTAAAAGACAAGCTGACCCTGCAATCTTCTGTGGCAGGTATAAGTAGGATACAGGTGTACGATGCTGCCGGAAAGCTGGTACATAGCGTTGCGCCGGGTAATGTGTCCTTTTATTCTTTTGACACACAGGTATTATTACCTGGTTATTACCGCCTACGGCTGACGCTGGCCAATGGCAGGGTGCTGTGGTACCCGGTCATGAAGCAATAA
- a CDS encoding tail fiber domain-containing protein, producing the protein MKRAIVYACIGMLPTSLLAQVGIGTATPHASAQLDITAINKGLLPPRVTLANRPASPATGLLIYQTDNTPGYYFYNGSAWQALAGSGGGWALTGNSSVSTSFLGTTDASPLRIRVNNQPSGILSYDPYYGTILGYQAGKSNTGSHCTAFGYNALSVNTANYNVAIGHAVLQVNTSGFFNMGIGSFALTSNTTGLENAAGGHNALRYNTSGSNNTAFGGNALAMNNVGHSNVAVGKSALFLNDNANYNTAVGAGAMSSTVGGGENTAVGAEALQENVSGSYNTAVGRKALYEATGSMNTALGYNARLSDPTYTNATAIGYDAVVTGSNMVRIGDANVTQIGGAVGWSVLSDVRFKTDIQPQVHGLDFIMRLEPITYHIDVRKLNSFLGINKQEASLAGSADSEVRRKEAILYSGFSAQQVEAAAAAVQYDFSGVHKPASKKDHYSLEYAEFVVPLVKAVQEQQALIEQLKKEVQELRQWKEALMKQR; encoded by the coding sequence ATGAAAAGAGCCATTGTTTATGCCTGTATAGGCATGTTGCCCACTTCACTGCTGGCACAGGTAGGTATTGGTACGGCCACGCCCCATGCCAGCGCACAGCTTGATATTACTGCTATCAATAAAGGATTACTGCCGCCACGTGTTACATTGGCCAACCGGCCGGCTTCACCGGCTACCGGGTTGCTGATCTACCAGACAGATAATACACCTGGTTATTATTTCTACAATGGCAGCGCCTGGCAAGCGCTGGCCGGGAGCGGCGGCGGCTGGGCGCTGACCGGGAATAGCAGTGTGTCTACTTCTTTCCTGGGTACTACCGATGCTTCACCTTTGCGGATAAGGGTAAATAATCAACCGTCTGGCATACTTAGTTATGATCCATATTATGGAACCATACTGGGTTACCAGGCAGGTAAAAGTAACACGGGAAGCCATTGTACAGCTTTTGGTTATAATGCATTGTCTGTAAATACGGCTAACTATAACGTAGCTATAGGGCATGCCGTTTTACAGGTAAATACCAGCGGATTTTTTAACATGGGCATTGGCTCTTTCGCTTTAACGTCTAACACAACAGGCCTGGAGAATGCGGCGGGTGGGCATAATGCCTTGCGCTATAATACGAGTGGTAGCAATAATACCGCATTTGGCGGCAATGCGTTAGCTATGAATAATGTTGGCCATAGTAATGTGGCGGTGGGAAAATCAGCACTGTTTCTCAATGACAACGCCAATTACAATACGGCAGTCGGAGCCGGCGCCATGTCTTCTACTGTTGGTGGCGGTGAGAATACTGCTGTAGGTGCGGAAGCATTGCAGGAAAATGTAAGCGGTAGCTATAATACGGCGGTAGGCCGGAAGGCTTTATATGAAGCTACCGGCAGCATGAATACGGCGCTGGGGTACAACGCGAGGCTGTCAGATCCCACTTACACAAATGCCACTGCTATAGGATACGATGCGGTGGTTACGGGCAGCAATATGGTGCGTATCGGAGATGCCAATGTGACCCAGATTGGTGGTGCTGTTGGCTGGAGTGTATTGAGTGATGTACGCTTTAAAACCGATATTCAGCCGCAGGTACATGGACTTGATTTTATTATGCGGCTGGAGCCGATCACTTATCATATTGATGTGCGTAAGCTGAACAGCTTCCTGGGCATCAACAAACAGGAGGCTTCACTGGCTGGCTCAGCAGATAGCGAAGTACGTCGTAAAGAAGCCATCCTGTATTCCGGCTTCAGTGCCCAGCAGGTGGAAGCAGCGGCTGCGGCTGTGCAATATGACTTCAGCGGCGTGCATAAACCAGCAAGCAAAAAGGATCATTACAGCCTGGAGTATGCCGAATTTGTAGTGCCGCTGGTAAAAGCCGTGCAGGAGCAGCAGGCGTTGATTGAGCAGTTGAAAAAAGAGGTGCAGGAACTACGACAATGGAAGGAAGCATTAATGAAACAGCGCTAA
- a CDS encoding serine hydrolase → MLYRLSPALLILITFILASCQSTMTPAQLKQAITSTLAQSEGQYAVAFKDLGPGTALEVNGDTSFHAASTMKTPILIEVYKQAAAGKLSLSDSILVKNEFHSIVDSSTYSLNPEDDSEKDLYTRIGTKRTLYELVYDMIIMSSNLATNIVIEYVDAKKVTQTMRDLGARDIQVLRGVEDSKAYQKKLNNTSTAHDLMVIFDKIATGQAVDSAADQAMINILLDQKFNEIIPAKLPKDVKVAHKTGNITGVQHDSGIVFLPDGRKYVLVILSKGIKDEKAAIENMARVSEMIYQYVISQ, encoded by the coding sequence ATGCTTTACCGATTATCCCCGGCTTTACTTATATTGATCACTTTTATCCTGGCCTCCTGTCAATCAACCATGACACCCGCACAATTAAAGCAAGCGATTACCAGTACCCTGGCCCAAAGTGAAGGGCAGTATGCAGTAGCTTTCAAGGACCTGGGTCCGGGCACTGCGCTGGAGGTCAATGGTGACACATCGTTCCATGCCGCCAGTACCATGAAGACGCCTATACTCATAGAAGTGTACAAGCAGGCTGCAGCCGGTAAGTTGTCCCTGTCCGACTCTATATTGGTCAAAAATGAATTCCACAGCATCGTAGACAGCAGCACCTACAGCCTTAACCCGGAAGACGACAGTGAGAAGGACCTGTACACCCGCATCGGCACCAAAAGAACCTTGTACGAGCTGGTCTATGACATGATCATCATGAGCAGCAACCTGGCCACCAACATCGTGATAGAATATGTAGACGCCAAAAAAGTAACCCAAACCATGCGCGACCTGGGCGCCAGGGATATACAGGTATTAAGGGGTGTGGAAGACAGCAAGGCGTATCAAAAGAAGCTGAACAATACCAGCACAGCCCATGACCTGATGGTGATCTTCGACAAGATAGCCACCGGGCAGGCCGTTGATTCCGCCGCTGACCAGGCCATGATCAACATACTGCTGGACCAAAAATTCAATGAGATCATTCCCGCCAAACTACCTAAAGACGTTAAAGTAGCCCACAAAACCGGCAATATTACCGGCGTACAGCATGATTCCGGTATTGTATTCCTGCCCGACGGACGGAAATATGTACTGGTTATATTATCAAAAGGCATTAAGGATGAAAAGGCCGCTATAGAAAACATGGCGCGGGTATCGGAAATGATCTATCAATACGTGATTAGCCAATAA
- a CDS encoding NUDIX hydrolase, with translation MKRYSQQTRLLVAVDCIIFGFDGQELKLLLIQRGFEPERGKWSLMGGFVKPTESFEEAAARVLKELTGLSGVYMEQLHAFGDPNRDPMERTASITYFSLIDIRKYQQQINDEYHAEWFPIRKHPRLIFDHEDMIELAKDRLQYKAALHPILFELLPDKFTLPQLQTLYEGIYDAEIDKRNFSRKVLSTGLLVKQKEKEKESSKRGAFYYKLDKRKYNSKFHNFLNIIPNAHNLI, from the coding sequence ATGAAACGTTACTCTCAACAAACCCGATTGCTTGTGGCCGTGGATTGCATCATTTTTGGCTTTGACGGACAAGAACTGAAACTGTTATTAATACAGCGTGGCTTTGAACCGGAAAGGGGAAAATGGAGCCTGATGGGGGGCTTTGTAAAGCCAACGGAAAGTTTTGAAGAAGCGGCAGCCCGTGTATTGAAAGAGCTGACAGGGCTTAGCGGCGTTTATATGGAACAGTTGCACGCCTTCGGCGATCCCAACCGCGACCCGATGGAGCGTACTGCCTCTATTACTTACTTCAGCCTGATTGATATCCGGAAGTACCAGCAGCAGATCAATGATGAATACCATGCCGAATGGTTCCCCATCCGTAAGCATCCCCGTTTGATCTTTGACCATGAGGATATGATTGAACTGGCCAAGGACCGGCTTCAGTATAAGGCGGCGCTGCACCCCATCCTTTTTGAGCTGTTGCCCGATAAGTTTACCCTTCCCCAGTTGCAAACCCTGTATGAAGGCATTTATGATGCGGAGATAGACAAGCGGAACTTCAGCCGTAAGGTATTGTCTACCGGCTTACTGGTGAAGCAGAAAGAGAAGGAGAAGGAAAGTTCCAAGCGTGGCGCGTTTTATTATAAGCTGGACAAACGTAAGTATAACTCCAAGTTCCATAACTTCCTGAATATTATTCCGAACGCGCATAATCTGATATAG
- a CDS encoding NYN domain-containing protein, which translates to MNLKINRVIAYVDGFNLYFGMVDGGYAYCKWLDINMLIKSSLSANQQLAGIKYFTSRVTNDPGKQRRQTLYLEAIESTGVKIIYGLYKAKDIECNNCGHVWQISNEKMTDVNIATHLLIDAFQDKYDTAILISGDSDLVPPIKSVHNNFPSKAVSVFFPPSRHNNSVAVVAKGSMILGRKKLTSHQLPHEIEKTDGYKIIKPVEW; encoded by the coding sequence ATGAACCTGAAAATTAACAGGGTGATAGCTTACGTAGATGGCTTTAACCTCTATTTTGGTATGGTAGACGGCGGTTATGCTTATTGCAAGTGGCTGGATATTAATATGTTGATTAAGAGTAGCCTTTCTGCTAACCAACAACTTGCCGGAATTAAGTACTTTACGAGCCGGGTAACAAACGATCCAGGTAAACAACGACGTCAAACTCTTTATCTGGAAGCTATAGAATCGACAGGTGTGAAAATTATTTACGGTCTTTACAAGGCCAAAGACATTGAATGTAACAACTGTGGGCATGTATGGCAGATTTCAAATGAAAAGATGACTGATGTAAATATTGCGACACATTTGCTAATTGATGCTTTCCAAGACAAATACGATACTGCTATTCTTATTTCTGGTGATAGTGATTTAGTTCCTCCCATAAAATCTGTTCATAATAACTTCCCATCCAAGGCGGTTTCGGTTTTTTTCCCTCCTTCACGTCATAATAATTCTGTTGCTGTCGTAGCTAAGGGTTCAATGATCTTAGGTAGGAAGAAACTTACTTCCCATCAGTTGCCTCATGAAATTGAAAAGACTGATGGGTATAAAATAATAAAGCCGGTTGAGTGGTGA
- a CDS encoding arabinan endo-1,5-alpha-L-arabinosidase, giving the protein MRPPALFFLVLLFITTHTSAQTNIPVHDPVMIKQDSVYYLFCTGRGISVWSSKDRKTWQREKPVFDTLPWGVKAVKGFRNHIWAPDISYHNGLYYLFYSVSAFGKNTSCIGMATNTTLHPADPAFKWIDHGKVIESVPGRDMWNAIDPNIIWDEQGQPWMAFGSFWNGLKLVKLNATLTAIDTPQQWHSIASRKLNYYAPDSSAGDGAIEAPFIIKKGNYYYLFASVDYCCKGEQSTYKMIVGRAEQLTGPYTDQAGIPLLKSGGTILLQGDKDWHGVGHNAVCTFDGVDYLIFHGYDAKDRGRSKLRIEPLTWNNGWPEVTH; this is encoded by the coding sequence ATGCGCCCGCCTGCTTTGTTCTTCCTGGTATTGCTGTTTATAACTACACACACATCCGCCCAAACCAACATCCCTGTTCATGATCCCGTCATGATCAAACAGGACAGCGTTTACTACCTCTTCTGTACAGGGCGGGGCATCTCTGTATGGTCATCGAAGGACAGGAAAACATGGCAACGGGAAAAGCCCGTATTCGATACCCTACCCTGGGGCGTGAAGGCGGTGAAGGGTTTCAGGAACCATATCTGGGCGCCGGACATTTCCTACCATAATGGCCTGTATTACCTCTTCTATTCTGTATCTGCCTTTGGCAAAAACACCTCCTGCATTGGCATGGCCACTAATACCACCCTCCATCCTGCAGACCCCGCTTTCAAATGGATTGACCACGGTAAAGTGATTGAATCTGTTCCCGGCAGGGATATGTGGAATGCCATTGATCCCAATATTATATGGGATGAGCAGGGCCAGCCCTGGATGGCTTTCGGCTCCTTCTGGAACGGACTGAAGCTGGTGAAGCTGAATGCTACCCTTACGGCCATTGATACGCCCCAGCAATGGCATTCCATTGCCAGCCGCAAACTAAACTATTATGCGCCTGATTCATCTGCGGGCGATGGGGCTATTGAAGCGCCTTTCATTATAAAAAAAGGGAATTACTACTATCTCTTTGCCTCCGTTGATTACTGTTGTAAAGGGGAACAAAGCACCTATAAAATGATCGTAGGCCGTGCGGAACAGCTTACGGGTCCTTATACCGACCAGGCAGGGATCCCCCTCCTGAAAAGCGGTGGAACCATTTTGTTGCAGGGCGATAAGGACTGGCATGGCGTGGGCCATAATGCCGTATGCACCTTTGATGGGGTCGACTACCTCATATTTCATGGTTATGACGCCAAAGACCGTGGCCGCTCAAAACTGCGCATCGAACCACTTACCTGGAACAATGGCTGGCCGGAAGTGACGCATTAA
- a CDS encoding alpha-L-arabinofuranosidase C-terminal domain-containing protein, translated as MKTITAWLTGACLSAGTLTAQTTQVFTVKANQLKTPVQKTMWGIFFEDINFGADGGIYAELVKNRSFEFATPLMGWKEQKQNNANGSILIINRGEQVPNPRFARFTVRSASGYGISNEGFRGMGITANNQYDLSLLARVPEGNVQLRIELVNAANEKIGETSLTLSGKDWKKYTASITAKATEAKAKLNIWFEGTGVVDADMISLFPKNTWKNRPGGLRADLVQLLADMKPGFLRFPGGCIVEGKELTNRYQWKKTVGAINEREVIVNRWNTEFRHKLTPDYYQSFGLGFYEYFLLSEDIGAEPLPILNCGMACQFNTAEVVPTEELDPYIQDALDLIEFANGPADSKWGKLRAQMGHPAPFNLKLMGVGNEQWGEQYIERYKLFAKAIKEKYPAVQLVSSVGPNPDGPLFDYLNPTLRGLKADLLDEHYYRSPDWFLKNAKRYDDYDRNGPKIFAGEYASHSKGVGNSENINNWQSALSEAAFMTGLERNADVVHMASYAPLFAHAEGWQWTPDLIWFNSLQAYGTPNYYVQKLYSLNKGTHVVPMTLNNEIAAGQNGLYANACIDSVAKEVIIKIVNTGATPQTSEVAIEGVKKLAANATAEVLKNGDLQQANTFAQPAGISPQQETIKLKGKKVPVTLAPYSFQVIKVKML; from the coding sequence GCCCAAACAACGCAGGTATTTACCGTCAAAGCCAACCAGCTCAAAACGCCCGTGCAGAAGACCATGTGGGGCATCTTTTTCGAAGACATCAACTTTGGCGCTGATGGCGGCATTTATGCCGAACTGGTAAAGAACAGGTCATTTGAATTTGCCACCCCGCTCATGGGATGGAAAGAACAAAAGCAGAACAATGCCAACGGTTCCATCCTCATCATTAACCGTGGTGAGCAAGTACCTAACCCACGCTTTGCCCGTTTTACCGTACGCTCAGCTTCGGGTTATGGCATCAGCAATGAAGGTTTCCGCGGCATGGGCATTACCGCCAATAACCAATACGACCTCTCCCTGCTGGCCCGTGTGCCTGAAGGCAATGTTCAACTGCGAATAGAACTGGTGAATGCCGCCAATGAGAAGATCGGTGAGACCAGTCTTACGCTGAGCGGCAAGGATTGGAAAAAATATACAGCCTCCATCACCGCAAAGGCCACTGAGGCCAAAGCCAAACTCAATATCTGGTTTGAAGGCACCGGCGTGGTAGATGCAGATATGATCTCCCTGTTTCCCAAAAATACCTGGAAGAACAGACCGGGCGGCCTTCGTGCCGACCTGGTGCAGTTACTGGCAGATATGAAACCCGGCTTCCTGCGTTTTCCCGGCGGCTGTATTGTAGAAGGCAAGGAACTGACTAACCGCTATCAATGGAAGAAAACGGTGGGCGCCATTAATGAGCGTGAGGTGATCGTGAATCGTTGGAATACGGAATTCCGTCACAAGCTTACTCCTGATTATTATCAATCCTTCGGTCTTGGTTTTTATGAGTACTTCCTGTTGTCTGAAGACATTGGCGCAGAGCCGCTGCCCATCCTTAACTGCGGCATGGCCTGCCAGTTCAATACAGCCGAAGTAGTACCCACTGAAGAACTGGACCCCTATATACAGGATGCGCTGGACCTGATAGAATTTGCCAATGGCCCTGCAGATAGTAAATGGGGTAAACTACGCGCACAGATGGGACACCCCGCTCCTTTCAACCTCAAGCTGATGGGCGTAGGCAATGAACAATGGGGCGAGCAATACATAGAACGTTACAAGCTGTTTGCCAAAGCCATCAAGGAAAAATATCCTGCCGTTCAACTCGTGAGCAGTGTAGGCCCCAATCCGGACGGTCCCCTTTTTGATTACCTCAATCCTACTCTCCGTGGACTGAAAGCGGACCTACTGGATGAACACTATTACCGGTCGCCAGACTGGTTCCTGAAAAATGCCAAACGCTATGATGACTATGACCGTAATGGCCCGAAGATCTTTGCCGGTGAATATGCCTCTCACAGCAAAGGGGTTGGTAATTCAGAGAACATCAACAACTGGCAATCCGCTTTATCAGAAGCAGCTTTTATGACCGGCCTGGAGCGCAATGCCGATGTAGTGCACATGGCGTCCTATGCACCCCTCTTTGCCCATGCAGAAGGATGGCAGTGGACACCCGACCTGATCTGGTTCAATAGCCTGCAGGCTTACGGCACACCCAACTACTATGTACAAAAGCTGTATTCTCTTAACAAGGGAACCCATGTAGTGCCTATGACCCTGAATAATGAGATCGCCGCGGGGCAAAATGGCCTGTATGCCAATGCCTGCATTGATAGCGTGGCCAAAGAAGTGATCATTAAAATAGTAAACACCGGCGCTACACCGCAAACCAGTGAAGTAGCTATTGAAGGGGTGAAGAAACTGGCCGCCAACGCCACTGCGGAGGTATTGAAAAACGGCGACCTGCAGCAGGCCAACACATTTGCACAGCCTGCCGGTATCAGCCCGCAACAGGAAACCATTAAACTGAAAGGAAAGAAAGTGCCGGTAACGTTGGCGCCATATTCCTTCCAGGTGATTAAGGTAAAGATGTTGTAA